One Dehalococcoidales bacterium DNA window includes the following coding sequences:
- a CDS encoding heavy metal-binding domain-containing protein → MIITTAERIEGKNITKTVGLVKGSTIRARHVGRDIMAGLRGIVGGEITDYTK, encoded by the coding sequence TTGATTATTACCACTGCGGAGCGGATAGAGGGCAAGAATATCACCAAGACCGTTGGTCTAGTCAAGGGAAGTACCATCCGGGCAAGGCACGTTGGGCGGGACATCATGGCCGGGCTGAGGGGAATAGTCGGCGGCGAAATAACCGACTACACCAAG